The following are from one region of the Geoalkalibacter subterraneus genome:
- a CDS encoding YajD family HNH nuclease — MPKNTTDEQRERLVADMRKEEAQRQASYREKALKLFPHVCGRCAREFEGKKLRELTVHHRDHNHDNNPPDGSNWELLCIYCHDHEHTRGIQEQRDADSSPNETGGASLVHSPFAALAERFKK; from the coding sequence ATGCCGAAAAACACCACTGATGAACAACGCGAACGTCTCGTTGCTGATATGCGCAAGGAAGAAGCGCAGCGGCAAGCCAGTTATCGGGAGAAAGCACTGAAATTGTTTCCTCACGTCTGCGGGCGTTGTGCTCGCGAATTCGAAGGGAAGAAACTGCGTGAGCTGACCGTACACCACAGAGACCACAATCACGACAACAACCCGCCCGACGGCAGCAATTGGGAACTTCTGTGCATTTATTGTCACGATCACGAACATACCCGGGGCATACAGGAGCAGCGGGACGCGGATAGTTCTCCGAACGAGACGGGGGGCGCCTCGTTGGTACATTCACCCTTTGCGGCCCTTGCGGAGCGGTTCAAGAAGTAA
- a CDS encoding GDSL-type esterase/lipase family protein: protein MYRIFLLLFLVLLLPFFVGCQRDLEALPEDAVILAFGDDYTYGTGAEKGEGYPAVLERLIDRKVVNAGVPGETTAEGLERLPGVLAEVRPDLVILCHGGADMRQGLKAKKLVANLEAMIRLIKEADAEVLLIAVPPPAHFLQPATFYSEISREMDVRIEINSLTNILSREELSTEETYPNAEGYAKLAKAISKRLKMTPLK, encoded by the coding sequence ATGTATCGTATTTTCCTCCTGCTGTTCTTGGTTCTGTTGTTACCCTTTTTTGTCGGCTGTCAGCGCGACCTGGAGGCTCTTCCCGAAGACGCAGTCATCCTGGCTTTCGGTGATGATTATACTTACGGCACCGGCGCCGAAAAAGGAGAAGGGTACCCCGCGGTGCTCGAGCGATTGATAGACCGTAAGGTGGTCAACGCCGGGGTGCCCGGGGAGACCACCGCAGAAGGGCTGGAGCGGCTGCCCGGGGTTCTCGCCGAGGTGCGTCCCGACCTGGTGATCCTTTGCCATGGCGGCGCAGACATGAGGCAGGGACTCAAGGCGAAGAAGCTCGTCGCTAATCTCGAAGCGATGATTCGGCTCATCAAGGAAGCCGATGCCGAAGTTCTTCTGATCGCTGTTCCCCCGCCGGCCCATTTCCTCCAGCCGGCAACGTTCTATTCAGAGATTTCCCGCGAAATGGACGTCCGCATTGAGATCAACTCACTGACCAATATCCTCTCTCGGGAGGAGTTGAGCACGGAAGAGACCTACCCCAACGCCGAAGGATACGCCAAGCTGGCCAAGGCGATTTCCAAGCGCCTCAAAATGACTCCGTTAAAATAA
- a CDS encoding RNA recognition motif domain-containing protein, with product MKDISTNKDLFVSDISFNATEDDLQKLFAICGTVRSVHLINDRVSGQFKGCAFVCMSTADEARDALNMLDGARLVDRCIRIKPARPKKNTASVMETAQEKPRRTRRSTKRK from the coding sequence ATGAAGGATATTTCAACAAACAAAGATCTTTTCGTGTCCGACATCTCATTCAACGCCACAGAAGACGACCTGCAGAAACTTTTTGCGATCTGCGGGACGGTGCGTTCGGTTCACCTGATCAATGATCGTGTCTCGGGGCAGTTCAAGGGCTGCGCTTTTGTGTGCATGAGCACTGCAGACGAAGCCCGGGATGCCCTCAACATGCTCGACGGTGCCCGCCTGGTCGATCGCTGCATCCGCATCAAACCGGCGCGTCCCAAAAAAAACACTGCATCTGTCATGGAGACGGCTCAGGAAAAACCCCGGCGCACGCGGCGCTCAACAAAGAGAAAGTAA
- a CDS encoding type II toxin-antitoxin system Phd/YefM family antitoxin, whose amino-acid sequence MRLSSQIKPISYLKAHAAEIVRNLGEQGEPLVITQNGEAKAVIQNIKSYEQMQETMALLKMLALGSRQIEEGKVQPAGVIVRRLRERRERF is encoded by the coding sequence ATGAGACTCAGCAGCCAGATCAAGCCAATCAGCTATCTCAAAGCTCATGCCGCAGAGATTGTGCGCAATCTTGGAGAGCAGGGTGAGCCCCTGGTTATTACTCAGAATGGCGAAGCGAAGGCGGTCATCCAGAACATTAAAAGTTATGAGCAGATGCAGGAAACCATGGCGTTGCTGAAAATGCTTGCTCTTGGTTCTCGTCAAATTGAAGAAGGGAAGGTCCAGCCTGCTGGCGTAATCGTCAGACGCTTGCGGGAGCGGCGGGAGCGCTTTTGA
- a CDS encoding type II toxin-antitoxin system RelE/ParE family toxin, giving the protein MPFQVYLTQDAAHDLEDIYDYIFHLDVEGKADNVLDRIEKTFESLTENPLRGASPKELLDIGIQEYREVFFKPYRIVYRIIDDFVYVLLIVDGRRDMQTLLQRRLINA; this is encoded by the coding sequence ATGCCGTTTCAGGTTTATTTAACGCAGGACGCTGCTCACGACCTCGAGGATATCTATGATTATATTTTTCACCTTGATGTCGAGGGAAAGGCGGATAATGTCCTTGATCGGATAGAAAAAACTTTTGAAAGTCTGACAGAAAATCCCTTGCGGGGAGCCTCTCCCAAAGAATTACTCGATATCGGGATTCAGGAATACCGGGAGGTTTTCTTTAAGCCGTATCGCATTGTTTACAGAATCATCGATGACTTTGTCTACGTTCTTCTGATTGTGGACGGGCGGCGTGACATGCAGACGCTTCTGCAACGCAGGCTAATCAACGCTTGA
- a CDS encoding DUF3375 domain-containing protein — protein sequence MSLDYTTLDLLRKNHPAWRLLRSDHAPLVASFLHRVFIAPNVRTMAQADLAEALEDELFALRDRYGEEAFPRSAAAYLNDWADNEKGWLRKFYPAGSDEPHFDLTPATEKAIAWLESLTERAFVGTESRLLTLFELLRQMSEGSQTDPETRIAELHKRRNEIDAEIARILDGDIPLLDATALKDRFQQFLQLARELLTDFREVEHNFRTLDRRVRERIALWEGAKGTLLEEIMGERDAIADSDQGKSFRAFWDFLMSQRRQEELSHLLEQVLELEPIAEMHPDARLRRVHYDWLEAGEHTQRTVARLSQQLRRFLDDQAWLENRRIMDILHDIEGRALAVRETPPPRDFMELAESAPRVDLPFERPLYSPPVKPVIADVELESGETDIDTAALYAQVVVDRAELLRNLRQALQERSQVTLGEVVARHPLRHGLAELLTYLHLAGDWPEAVVDEEQQDLIEWRTEEGTVRRARLPRIVFLRKNG from the coding sequence ATGTCTCTCGATTACACCACTCTTGACCTTCTGCGCAAAAACCATCCCGCCTGGCGACTGCTGCGTTCAGATCATGCCCCTCTGGTGGCGAGCTTTCTGCACCGGGTTTTTATCGCGCCCAACGTGCGCACCATGGCGCAGGCCGATCTGGCCGAAGCGCTTGAGGACGAGCTTTTCGCTCTGCGCGACCGGTATGGAGAAGAGGCGTTTCCGCGTTCGGCCGCCGCCTATCTCAACGACTGGGCAGATAACGAGAAGGGCTGGCTGCGTAAATTCTATCCTGCCGGCTCAGATGAACCTCATTTCGACCTGACTCCGGCGACGGAAAAAGCCATCGCCTGGCTGGAGAGCCTGACCGAGCGCGCTTTCGTGGGGACCGAGTCGCGGCTGCTGACCCTGTTTGAGCTGCTGCGGCAGATGAGTGAAGGCAGCCAGACCGATCCCGAAACGCGCATCGCGGAGTTGCACAAGCGCCGGAACGAAATCGACGCCGAAATTGCCCGCATCCTCGATGGCGATATCCCGCTGTTGGATGCAACCGCCTTGAAGGATCGCTTTCAGCAGTTTCTGCAGCTCGCCCGCGAACTGCTCACCGACTTTCGAGAGGTGGAGCACAATTTCCGCACTCTCGATCGGCGGGTGCGCGAGCGCATCGCCCTGTGGGAGGGCGCCAAAGGTACGCTGCTCGAAGAGATCATGGGCGAGCGCGATGCCATCGCCGATTCCGACCAGGGCAAAAGCTTTCGTGCCTTCTGGGATTTTCTCATGTCCCAGCGTCGCCAGGAAGAGTTGAGTCATCTGCTCGAACAGGTTCTCGAACTTGAGCCCATTGCCGAGATGCACCCTGATGCGCGCCTGCGGCGGGTGCATTACGACTGGCTGGAAGCCGGCGAACATACTCAGCGTACCGTTGCGCGCCTGTCACAGCAGCTGCGGCGTTTTCTCGACGACCAAGCCTGGCTGGAGAATCGCCGCATCATGGATATCCTGCACGACATTGAGGGGCGCGCCTTGGCGGTGAGAGAGACTCCACCCCCTCGCGATTTCATGGAGCTGGCGGAGAGCGCTCCACGCGTTGATCTGCCTTTTGAACGCCCCCTTTACAGCCCGCCGGTCAAACCGGTGATTGCCGATGTGGAGCTGGAAAGCGGTGAAACGGACATTGATACGGCGGCCCTTTATGCTCAGGTTGTGGTGGATCGCGCCGAGCTGCTGCGCAACCTGCGCCAGGCTCTGCAGGAGCGCTCCCAGGTTACTCTCGGCGAGGTCGTTGCCCGCCATCCCCTGCGCCATGGCCTGGCGGAGCTGCTGACCTATCTGCATCTGGCCGGCGACTGGCCCGAAGCTGTGGTTGACGAGGAGCAGCAGGATCTGATCGAATGGCGCACCGAAGAGGGAACGGTCCGTCGCGCCCGTCTGCCGCGCATAGTCTTTTTGAGGAAGAACGGATGA
- a CDS encoding DUF4194 domain-containing protein has protein sequence MNQTHPEPIPAGENDGDLSQVVIPLLKGVIYQDENTPLWNGLLNLQARVRDYVAVLGLELMLDEAEGYAFLRSRPDDDEEQGSKLPRLVARRRLSFPVSLLLALLRKKLAESDAGGGETRLILSRDEVVDLIRVFLPAGSNETRLIDQVDTHLNKIAELGFVRRLRGQEKMFEVRRIIKAFVDAQWLAEFDRRLAEYQQELTGQLELTGQQERAGENEGDDE, from the coding sequence ATGAACCAAACTCACCCCGAACCGATCCCCGCAGGAGAAAACGACGGCGACCTCTCTCAAGTCGTTATCCCGCTGCTTAAGGGCGTCATTTACCAGGATGAAAATACGCCCCTGTGGAATGGCCTCCTCAATCTGCAGGCTCGGGTGCGCGACTATGTCGCCGTCCTGGGGCTTGAACTCATGCTTGACGAGGCTGAAGGTTACGCCTTTCTGCGCTCGCGGCCCGATGATGACGAGGAGCAGGGGAGCAAGCTGCCGCGTCTTGTTGCGCGCCGCCGTCTTTCTTTTCCCGTCAGCCTGCTGCTGGCGCTGCTGCGCAAGAAGCTGGCGGAATCCGATGCCGGGGGCGGCGAAACCCGCCTGATTCTGTCCCGCGACGAAGTGGTCGACCTGATCCGGGTTTTTCTCCCTGCAGGCAGTAACGAAACCCGGCTGATCGATCAGGTGGACACCCATCTCAACAAGATCGCCGAACTCGGTTTTGTGCGCCGTCTGCGTGGGCAGGAGAAGATGTTCGAGGTGCGACGCATCATCAAGGCGTTTGTCGATGCCCAGTGGCTGGCCGAATTCGACCGGCGGCTGGCTGAATATCAACAGGAACTGACTGGGCAACTGGAACTGACCGGGCAACAGGAACGGGCTGGGGAGAACGAGGGTGACGATGAGTGA
- a CDS encoding ATP-binding protein, translated as MSETLELEFIGDDKLAGFRLQRLEVLNWGTFDSKVWTLNLDGRNSLLTGDIGSGKSTLVDAVTTLLVPSQRISYNKAAGADARERSLRSYVLGYYKSERQDTLGSVKPVALRNHNSFSVILGVFHNAGYNKTVTLAQVFWMKDVQGQPARFYVACERDLSISADFSRFGTDIAQLRKRLRGDKAELFDSFPPYGAWFRRRFGIDNEQALDLFLQTVSLKSVGNLTDFVRNHMLEPFDVAPRISALIGHFDDLNRAHEAVLKAKRQVEMLEPLVADCERHGEMVQSRDNLRACREGLRPWFAGLKMALLDKRLESLDEELQRHQTRIARLEVQRHEQQVRERELRRTIAEQGGDRIETLAEEIRRKQGELQRCRHKAERYAELMQGLELVPADNEEDFLVRRRQCADLREQTLENEARIQNDLNEAGVSFAQLRSEHEKLQEEIRGLKARRSNIDEKQVAVRRALCRALDLAEDDMPFAGELLQVREDERDWEGAVERLLRNFGLSLLVPDQHYARVAEWVDATHLRGRLVYFRVRERAPAELPSLHPHSLARKILVKPDSAFYDWLEREVAHRFDLACCNDQEQFRRETKAITRAGQIKAPGERHEKDDRHRIDDRSRYVLGWSNAAKIAALEEKARLLEMELTETGGHISSLQKEQNVLKERLGLLSKLDEYPDFGELDWRPLALEISRLEDEKADLEAASDVLKTLADQLQEVEKALAETDQHLKDRYDKRSRTEQKRSDAQELRRQAEAVHQDATPDQNAQFDHLAVLRDEALGDQQLTVESCDNRERDMRDWLQARIDAEDKKLGRLRDKIIDAMRQFQTDYPLETQEVDVAVEAAGDYRAMLDQLQADDLPRFEARFKELLNENTIREVANFQSQLSRERETIKERIARINESLIQIDYNPGRYIVLETQAAPDVDIRDFQAELRACTEGALTGSNDAQYSENKFLQVRRIIERFRGREGQTEQDRRWTAKVTDVRNWFVFAASERWREDDNEYEHYADSGGKSGGQKEKLAYTVLAASLAYQFGLEWGAVRSRSFRFVVIDEAFGRGSDESAQYGLKLFAQLNLQLLIVTPLQKIHIIEPFVAGVGFVHNENGRTSVLRNLSIEEYRAEKQRQQA; from the coding sequence ATGAGTGAAACCCTGGAGCTTGAATTCATTGGCGACGACAAACTGGCCGGATTCCGACTGCAGCGCCTGGAGGTCCTGAACTGGGGGACCTTCGACTCCAAGGTGTGGACGCTGAACCTCGATGGCAGGAATTCGCTGCTGACGGGCGATATCGGTTCGGGGAAATCGACCCTGGTGGATGCCGTCACCACTCTGCTGGTGCCGAGTCAGCGCATCTCCTACAACAAGGCCGCCGGGGCCGATGCCCGAGAGCGCTCCCTGCGCTCCTATGTGCTGGGCTACTACAAGTCGGAGCGTCAGGATACCCTCGGCAGCGTTAAGCCGGTGGCCCTGCGTAACCACAACAGTTTTTCGGTCATTCTGGGCGTATTCCACAACGCCGGTTACAACAAAACGGTGACCCTGGCCCAGGTGTTCTGGATGAAGGATGTTCAGGGGCAGCCGGCCCGTTTTTATGTCGCCTGTGAGCGCGATCTTTCCATCTCTGCCGATTTTTCCCGCTTCGGGACCGATATCGCGCAGCTGCGCAAACGTCTGCGGGGCGACAAAGCGGAGTTGTTTGACAGCTTCCCCCCTTACGGAGCCTGGTTCCGGCGGCGTTTCGGCATCGACAACGAGCAGGCTCTTGATCTGTTCCTGCAGACCGTTTCCCTTAAATCGGTGGGCAATCTCACGGATTTCGTCCGCAATCATATGCTTGAGCCCTTCGATGTGGCGCCGCGCATCAGCGCGTTGATCGGCCATTTCGACGACCTCAACCGGGCCCACGAAGCTGTTCTTAAAGCCAAGCGCCAGGTGGAGATGCTCGAGCCCCTGGTGGCGGACTGCGAACGGCACGGCGAGATGGTGCAGTCCCGGGACAACCTGCGCGCCTGCCGGGAGGGGCTGCGCCCCTGGTTTGCCGGCCTCAAGATGGCACTGCTGGACAAACGCCTCGAATCCCTGGATGAAGAGCTTCAGCGTCACCAGACTCGCATTGCCCGTCTGGAAGTACAGCGTCACGAGCAGCAGGTGCGGGAACGTGAGTTGCGCCGTACCATTGCCGAGCAGGGTGGCGATCGCATTGAGACCCTTGCCGAAGAAATCCGCCGCAAACAGGGTGAGTTGCAACGCTGTCGGCATAAAGCCGAACGCTATGCTGAATTGATGCAGGGACTGGAACTGGTCCCGGCCGACAACGAAGAGGATTTTCTGGTTCGTCGTCGCCAGTGTGCCGACCTGCGTGAGCAGACCCTGGAGAATGAAGCACGGATTCAGAATGACCTCAATGAAGCTGGAGTCTCCTTCGCCCAGCTGCGCAGCGAGCACGAAAAGCTGCAGGAGGAGATCCGCGGTCTGAAGGCGCGCCGCAGCAACATTGACGAAAAGCAGGTCGCGGTGCGTCGCGCCCTGTGCCGGGCCCTTGATCTTGCCGAAGACGATATGCCTTTTGCCGGCGAGTTGCTGCAGGTCCGTGAAGATGAGCGTGACTGGGAGGGAGCCGTCGAGCGCCTGCTGCGTAATTTTGGACTGTCTCTGCTGGTGCCCGACCAGCACTATGCGCGCGTGGCCGAATGGGTCGATGCGACCCACCTGCGTGGGCGGCTGGTTTACTTTCGGGTACGCGAAAGGGCGCCTGCGGAGCTGCCGTCCCTGCATCCCCATTCTCTCGCCCGCAAGATTCTGGTCAAGCCTGATTCAGCCTTTTACGACTGGCTCGAGCGCGAGGTGGCCCATCGCTTCGATCTGGCCTGCTGCAACGACCAGGAGCAGTTCCGGCGCGAGACAAAAGCCATCACCCGCGCCGGCCAGATCAAGGCACCGGGGGAGCGCCACGAAAAAGACGACCGGCACCGGATCGACGACCGCAGCCGCTATGTGCTGGGCTGGAGCAACGCCGCCAAAATTGCCGCCCTGGAAGAAAAAGCCCGTCTTCTGGAAATGGAACTGACAGAAACGGGCGGACATATCTCCTCTCTGCAGAAGGAGCAGAATGTTCTCAAAGAACGCCTCGGGCTGTTATCCAAGCTCGATGAATATCCTGATTTTGGCGAGCTGGACTGGCGTCCTCTGGCGCTCGAGATCTCCCGCCTGGAAGATGAAAAAGCCGACCTTGAAGCTGCCTCTGACGTTCTGAAAACCCTCGCCGACCAGCTGCAGGAGGTGGAAAAGGCGCTGGCTGAAACGGATCAGCACCTCAAGGATCGCTACGACAAACGCTCCAGGACCGAACAAAAGCGCAGCGATGCCCAGGAACTGCGACGCCAGGCCGAAGCCGTGCATCAGGATGCGACTCCGGATCAGAATGCGCAGTTCGATCACCTTGCCGTATTGCGCGATGAGGCGCTGGGCGATCAGCAGCTCACGGTGGAATCCTGCGACAACCGCGAGCGCGATATGCGCGATTGGCTGCAGGCGCGCATCGATGCCGAAGACAAGAAGCTGGGACGCCTGCGGGATAAAATCATCGACGCCATGCGCCAGTTTCAGACCGATTATCCCCTGGAAACCCAGGAGGTGGATGTGGCAGTGGAAGCCGCCGGCGACTATCGCGCCATGCTCGATCAGTTGCAGGCCGATGATCTGCCCCGTTTCGAGGCGCGTTTCAAGGAGCTGCTCAACGAAAATACCATCCGCGAGGTGGCCAATTTTCAATCGCAGCTCTCCCGGGAGCGTGAAACCATCAAGGAGCGCATCGCCCGTATCAACGAATCGCTGATTCAGATCGATTACAACCCCGGTCGCTATATCGTGCTGGAGACCCAGGCCGCTCCCGATGTGGATATCCGCGATTTTCAGGCCGAATTGCGCGCCTGTACGGAAGGGGCGCTGACCGGCTCCAACGACGCCCAGTATTCCGAGAACAAATTTCTGCAGGTGCGGCGCATCATCGAGCGCTTCCGCGGACGTGAGGGGCAGACCGAGCAGGATCGGCGCTGGACCGCCAAGGTCACCGACGTGCGCAACTGGTTCGTGTTTGCCGCCAGCGAGCGCTGGCGCGAAGACGACAACGAGTATGAACATTACGCCGATTCAGGGGGCAAGTCGGGCGGGCAGAAGGAAAAGCTCGCCTACACTGTGCTGGCGGCAAGCCTTGCTTACCAGTTCGGCCTCGAATGGGGTGCGGTGCGCTCGCGCTCTTTCCGCTTCGTGGTGATTGATGAGGCCTTCGGGCGCGGTTCCGATGAGTCGGCTCAGTACGGACTCAAACTTTTCGCTCAGCTCAACCTGCAGCTGCTCATCGTCACGCCGTTGCAGAAGATCCACATCATCGAGCCCTTCGTCGCCGGCGTCGGTTTTGTGCATAACGAAAACGGCCGCACCTCCGTGCTGCGCAATCTGAGTATCGAAGAATACCGGGCCGAGAAGCAGAGGCAGCAGGCATGA
- a CDS encoding Wadjet anti-phage system protein JetD domain-containing protein, translating to MSWTTPADVRAQVRRLWDRGLLPAQLVGGEELFPRRITLKGPGSKELAERFDEVRNWIARLDGEAKHYRLVWRNVNHRILGANAVPAEIWVDSLDDALSLTGRQKDAQRLAAIVEETRKSLPQLIPWLIKRPLRALELADDWTRLLAVAHWLREHPRPGIYLRQIDLAGVHTKLIERHRGVLSELLDLVLPADAIDPSHSGVAGFCRRYGFRDKPLRVRFRVLDSSLRLLPGQEEQDITLTQRSFSSLELPVSKVFITENEINFLAFTEVPEALVIFGAGYGFENLASAPWLNEKEIHYWGDIDTHGFAILNQLRRFFPHARSFLMDRRTFLGHRRLWGQEMKPETANLDKLNKEEAALYDQLRDNHWGERIRLEQERVGFDYLCGALDCL from the coding sequence ATGAGCTGGACGACCCCCGCCGATGTGCGTGCCCAGGTGAGAAGGCTCTGGGACCGCGGCCTGCTGCCGGCGCAGCTGGTGGGCGGAGAGGAGCTTTTCCCGCGGCGAATCACTCTCAAGGGGCCCGGGTCCAAAGAGCTGGCGGAACGTTTTGACGAAGTGCGCAACTGGATTGCGCGCCTTGACGGCGAGGCGAAGCATTATCGGCTGGTATGGCGTAACGTCAATCACCGCATTCTTGGTGCCAATGCCGTCCCGGCGGAAATCTGGGTAGATTCCCTGGACGACGCTCTGAGCCTGACTGGAAGACAGAAGGACGCGCAGCGTCTTGCGGCCATCGTGGAAGAAACCCGGAAATCTCTGCCGCAGCTGATCCCCTGGCTGATCAAGCGACCGCTGCGGGCGCTGGAACTGGCCGATGACTGGACCCGCCTGCTGGCGGTTGCCCATTGGCTGCGGGAGCATCCCCGCCCTGGGATTTATCTGCGCCAGATCGATCTTGCGGGTGTCCACACCAAGCTGATCGAAAGACATCGCGGCGTTTTGTCCGAATTGCTCGATCTGGTTCTGCCCGCAGACGCCATTGATCCTTCTCACAGCGGTGTCGCGGGGTTCTGTCGCCGCTACGGCTTTCGGGATAAACCTCTACGGGTGCGTTTTCGTGTGCTTGATTCCAGCCTCCGTCTCCTTCCGGGCCAGGAGGAGCAGGACATCACCCTGACACAGCGGTCATTCTCGTCTCTTGAGTTGCCGGTCTCGAAAGTTTTTATCACCGAAAACGAGATCAACTTCCTGGCTTTTACGGAGGTTCCCGAGGCGCTGGTGATTTTCGGCGCCGGATACGGTTTCGAAAACCTCGCCTCCGCCCCCTGGCTGAATGAGAAAGAGATCCACTATTGGGGCGATATCGATACCCACGGCTTTGCTATTCTTAATCAGTTGCGCAGGTTTTTCCCCCACGCTCGATCCTTCCTCATGGACCGCCGGACCTTTCTGGGCCATCGACGGCTCTGGGGGCAGGAGATGAAGCCTGAAACGGCAAACCTCGATAAGTTAAACAAAGAAGAAGCCGCCCTCTACGATCAGTTGCGCGACAATCATTGGGGAGAGCGGATTCGGCTGGAACAGGAGAGGGTCGGGTTCGATTATCTGTGTGGTGCCCTGGACTGTCTGTGA
- a CDS encoding NAD(P)/FAD-dependent oxidoreductase, with protein MLLAYEEAEWETDYEARRAKLTFVVVGGGPTGVELAGALKEIAAHAIPRDFRFIDTTTARVILIEAGSRLLPAMPEESSQSARKQLERMGVEVRLNCPVTDFREGEVELGEEVLPAANIIWAAGVRGAPLAQTLGVPLDKAGRVPVNPDLSLPGHPEVFVAGDLAHAVDSLTQKTVPGVAPAAIQMGQHVAKNIRSEIEAGEGKSKREPFQYRDKGTMATIGRCRAVASVKGAKAYIRYVEVLKKRRNAVGRTFCDAITFGSIGRGSDLAYSCPCYSCPNRLRSAVFTRFARSAQT; from the coding sequence GTGCTGCTCGCCTACGAAGAAGCTGAATGGGAAACCGATTATGAAGCGCGTCGTGCCAAGCTGACCTTTGTGGTGGTGGGAGGTGGCCCCACGGGGGTTGAGCTGGCCGGGGCTCTCAAGGAAATTGCCGCCCATGCGATCCCGCGCGATTTCAGGTTTATCGATACTACAACCGCCCGGGTGATTCTCATTGAGGCGGGAAGCCGGCTGCTCCCCGCAATGCCGGAAGAATCGTCACAGTCTGCCCGGAAGCAACTCGAGCGCATGGGGGTTGAGGTGCGCCTGAACTGCCCCGTCACGGATTTCCGCGAGGGTGAAGTCGAGCTTGGAGAAGAGGTTTTGCCTGCTGCAAATATTATCTGGGCGGCCGGTGTGCGCGGGGCGCCCCTCGCACAGACGCTGGGAGTTCCTCTTGATAAGGCTGGGAGGGTCCCCGTCAACCCGGATTTGTCCCTCCCGGGGCATCCGGAAGTCTTCGTCGCTGGGGACCTGGCGCATGCTGTTGATTCTTTGACTCAAAAAACTGTTCCAGGTGTCGCTCCGGCTGCGATCCAGATGGGGCAGCATGTGGCAAAAAACATCCGGTCGGAAATTGAAGCCGGCGAGGGGAAGTCCAAACGGGAACCTTTTCAGTATCGGGATAAGGGAACGATGGCAACGATTGGACGCTGTCGTGCCGTGGCCTCGGTTAAAGGGGCGAAGGCATACATCAGGTATGTCGAGGTCCTGAAAAAGCGCCGTAACGCCGTAGGACGGACTTTTTGCGACGCCATCACTTTTGGTTCGATTGGTCGAGGATCAGACCTGGCGTATTCGTGCCCGTGCTACTCATGCCCTAACCGCCTTCGCTCCGCAGTCTTTACCCGCTTTGCGCGATCTGCTCAGACATGA
- a CDS encoding HEAT repeat domain-containing protein: MVEDQTWRIRARATHALTAFAPQSLPALRDLLRHENENVRASAVQALRVLEQEEDLVEALYSFPLDCSCVS, translated from the coding sequence TTGGTCGAGGATCAGACCTGGCGTATTCGTGCCCGTGCTACTCATGCCCTAACCGCCTTCGCTCCGCAGTCTTTACCCGCTTTGCGCGATCTGCTCAGACATGAAAACGAAAATGTCCGAGCATCGGCTGTACAGGCGTTGAGGGTGTTGGAGCAGGAAGAGGATCTCGTAGAAGCGCTTTACTCTTTTCCGCTGGATTGCTCCTGCGTGTCGTGA
- a CDS encoding potassium channel family protein: MRIVFVGASELTITTARLLMDRGNEIIIIDSDKNKIEELSENLDCSFLHGDGSHPQILREADPKHTDILFCLTDNDQNNIIAALVGRTLGFKRVVLNIHEWEFENICLELGLEDIIIPSRTISRYLADMVAGVDILELSTVMKGEARFYTFTIDQEHTHQTIDDLELPDQARAIFFYRDGDFFLTEKDIKLQEGDELVLICHSEVLDKLKEKFSPSQTASNHNHDTQEQSSGKE, encoded by the coding sequence ATGAGGATTGTGTTTGTGGGCGCCAGCGAGCTGACCATAACGACTGCCCGTCTGCTGATGGATCGCGGCAACGAGATCATTATTATCGATTCCGACAAGAACAAGATCGAAGAACTCTCGGAAAACCTCGATTGCAGTTTCCTGCATGGCGACGGCAGTCATCCGCAGATTCTGCGCGAAGCCGACCCAAAGCATACAGACATTCTTTTCTGCCTGACGGACAACGACCAGAACAATATCATCGCCGCTCTGGTGGGAAGGACCCTTGGATTCAAACGCGTCGTCCTCAACATCCATGAATGGGAGTTCGAAAATATCTGCCTGGAATTGGGGCTCGAAGACATCATCATCCCTTCTCGCACCATCAGTCGCTATCTGGCAGACATGGTAGCCGGAGTAGACATTCTGGAACTCTCCACGGTCATGAAGGGGGAGGCACGCTTTTACACCTTCACGATCGATCAGGAACACACCCATCAAACCATCGACGACCTTGAACTACCCGATCAGGCCCGGGCAATCTTCTTCTACCGCGATGGTGATTTTTTTCTGACCGAGAAAGACATTAAATTGCAGGAAGGAGACGAACTTGTCCTGATCTGCCACAGCGAAGTGCTCGACAAACTAAAGGAGAAGTTCTCGCCATCACAGACCGCAAGCAATCACAATCACGACACGCAGGAGCAATCCAGCGGAAAAGAGTAA